The stretch of DNA GTTTTATTACTTTAGAGAAATAAGTTAATAAATGATTTCGTTTTTTATTAGCTGTTTTATCGTAACCCATACTACAGTACATTAAACCACAACAGTCGTTATTTAAATTTATGACTTCTACTTTATATGAAAGTTTCTGAAGAATTTTGATAATTTTAGAAGTCATGGAATGATCATTGAAACTCATTACTTTTGATGCACAGGAAGGAAATAAATAAACTATTTTTTCAATCATGATATGAAGTCTTTATTTTAAGATATAGTTTACCAAAAAAGTGAATCATAAAATGAAACTGTGATAAAAAATTCCAAATATAGGATAAAAATACAGATTTATGTTTTATCCGCCAATTTTTAATAACCTTACCTGTATCCACTCCCACAGGACAAACAGTAGCACACATTCCGCTGGCAGCACAGGTGTCAGAGCCATAATATTTAAAATGTTTAAACATATTTTTGTATATTTTTGTTTTATTATTTTTTTGAATAAAATTCATGGCTCTTAAAGAAACAATTCTTTGTCTAGGAGTTAAACTAAGTCCATAAGAAGGACAAATTCTTTCACAGGCACCACATTCGTTACATTTGTCTAAATGTATATCTATTTCTGTTATTTGTTTTAAGTTTTTGGTATGAATGAATTTATCCGAAGAAAGAATGACATCAGGATTTAATATAATTTCAGGATCTAATATTTGTTTAATTTCATGCATAATATCATTTATCTCTTTTCCCCATTCAACTTCAATAAAAGGAGCGATATTTCGCCCTGTGCCATGTTCAGCTTTTAAGGAACCATTGTGTTTATCAATCACAAGAGTAGCTAAATTTTTCATAAATATTTCATATTTTATTTTGTCATTTTCGTTTTCAAATTTCATTTCTAATATAAAATGTAAATTGCCATCTTTGGCATGTCCAAATAAACAACTATTTTCAAAGCCATGCTGTTTAAAAAGTTCTTTTAAGTCAAAGCTTCCTTGCGGTAAACTTTCTAAAGGAAAAGCAACATCTTCAAGTAAAGCTAAGAAATTTGGTTTTCTTTGTGATTGGACAATAGGTAATATAGATTTTCTAATTTTCATGATTTTTTGATATTTATCGTTTTCATAGAATTGACTATATGTAATTACATTTTGGCAACGGTTTATTTTTTTGTTTATCTCTAATATTTTTTGATTTAAATTCATTTCTGATGAATCTCTTAAATCTATTATAAGTAAACAGTGCTCATAGGTATTTATTTCCTGTGAAAGAAATTCGCTTAACTCTTTTTTAGCGCATTTAATTGATGTTGCATCAAGAAACTCAAGTGATGAAATATTCTCATCATTTAAAATTAGGACGGCTTCCATTGCCGATCTTAAATCAGAAAAAAAACAGAGAGCCGCTTTTTTATATGGGTCTTCATAAATTGTTTTATAAGTAATACTTGAAATAAAACCAAGAGTTCCTTCCGATCCAATCATTAAGTGGGAAATAATATCTATAGGATCTTCAAAATCTAAAAATGAATTTAAGGAATAGCCAACTGTATTTTTTATTTTATATTTATTTTGAATTTTTTCTTTTATATTGTTATTTATTAATATTTTTTTTCTTATTTCAATTATTTTTTCACAAATAAATTTATTTGTTTTTTTAAAATCCTGAATAGATACTTCATCACTCGTATCTAATATTGTTCCGTTATTGAATATCACACGTATATTTTTTAGGGTGTGATAACTGTTATTTTTAACTCCACAGCACATTCCGCTTGCGTTATTTGCGGCTATCCCGCCAATTTTAGCAAAATCGAGCGAAGAGGGGTCGGGCCCTATTTTTTTTTGGTACTTTGCTAAATAATAATTCGCATCTTTCCCAATGACACCTGCTTGAAGTTCTATTTCATTTCCATCATTAAGTATTTTATATTTTCGCCATTTCCAGCTTATAACAAGAAGGACGGAGTCCGTAATAGATTGTCCCGATAGAGAGGAGCCTGCCGCTCTAATTGTTAAGGGAATTTTGTATTTTTTTGCTGATTTAAAAATAGATTGTATCTCAACTTCTTCATCTACAATAAGAACTAATTTGGGGACTAAATAGTAGTGACTCGCATCATTTGCATAGGAATAAAGACTAAGAGGGTCAAAAAGGATATTTTTTTTGGGGAGAGCTTGTTTTATGAGCTTTAGAAAATTATTGAAATTTTTGTCTTGTTCTGCAGCTATCATTCAAAAACCTTTGACTTTTTAAGTTGATTAATTTGAAATGCAAGCTTCACTCTATTGAAGATAAATATGGTATATATGAATTTGAATTTAATGTAAATATTGGTAAACATTGAATTATATTCTATCTTTAATGAAAAATAACAGTAATTTAAGGTGGTTATAAGAACTCCATTTTTGCATTATGAACTCGTTTTTTTGGAAAATGTTATTTAGAAAAAATAAGAATAATTTTCTGGAGCTTCTAATACCCCGATTTCTGCAACTATTAAGATAATTATCCCTAAAGAAGCTTGTATTTCTAAATTTTTTGCGATAGTAAGCAGGTTCCGATTTGATAGATGATCGGCCTATATTAAAAATGAAGGGGGGTGAATGATATGCCAGTAGTTAAGATTAAAGAAGGTGAAACCTTTGAAAGCGCAATGCGTCGTTTTAAGAAACAATGCGAAAAAGCAGGTATCCTTTCTGAAATTCGCAAACGTGAGCATTACGAAAAACCCTCTGTTAAAATTAAGAGAAAACGTATGGCGGCTCGTAAACGCGCCCTTAAAAAACAAAAGAAGCTTATGGCTTAATTTCGTTTTTTAGCTCATCAATAGCTTTAAAAGGAGGGTTGTGTTTACAGCTCTCCTTTTTCAATTTTGACTGATATGGTATCATACTCTCTACCTATAATTGGTAAGAGTTTTACTGCTTAAACAGTGAGGTTCTTTTTGAGACTTCGCAAACATTCTATCCAAAATATAATTCAAACCATTCCTCTTCAAGACCACCTACGACGTTTTATGGATGTGAAGCGTTCTGGAGGGAATGCGGTTGCAAAATGCCCATTTCATCAAGATTCTTCGCCAAGTATGTATATTTATCAAAATAATTATCATTGTTTTGCCTGCAAGGCTCATGGAACTGTGATTGATTATGAAATGCACCGTACGGGTTGTTCGTTTCGTGAGGCGGTGGAAAGTTTATCTCAAACGTATCAAATTCCTTTAGAATACGAATCAAGCTCTGAAGAAAAGCAGAATAGTGCCAAAAATGATTTTTTTGAGGCACAAAATAAAGAACTCGAAAAAATACATTTATTTTTTAAAGAAAATTTAAATAGCTTGATAGATAGTAATTCACATTCTATAAAGCTTGATTTTAA from Silvanigrella paludirubra encodes:
- a CDS encoding FAD-binding and (Fe-S)-binding domain-containing protein — encoded protein: MIAAEQDKNFNNFLKLIKQALPKKNILFDPLSLYSYANDASHYYLVPKLVLIVDEEVEIQSIFKSAKKYKIPLTIRAAGSSLSGQSITDSVLLVISWKWRKYKILNDGNEIELQAGVIGKDANYYLAKYQKKIGPDPSSLDFAKIGGIAANNASGMCCGVKNNSYHTLKNIRVIFNNGTILDTSDEVSIQDFKKTNKFICEKIIEIRKKILINNNIKEKIQNKYKIKNTVGYSLNSFLDFEDPIDIISHLMIGSEGTLGFISSITYKTIYEDPYKKAALCFFSDLRSAMEAVLILNDENISSLEFLDATSIKCAKKELSEFLSQEINTYEHCLLIIDLRDSSEMNLNQKILEINKKINRCQNVITYSQFYENDKYQKIMKIRKSILPIVQSQRKPNFLALLEDVAFPLESLPQGSFDLKELFKQHGFENSCLFGHAKDGNLHFILEMKFENENDKIKYEIFMKNLATLVIDKHNGSLKAEHGTGRNIAPFIEVEWGKEINDIMHEIKQILDPEIILNPDVILSSDKFIHTKNLKQITEIDIHLDKCNECGACERICPSYGLSLTPRQRIVSLRAMNFIQKNNKTKIYKNMFKHFKYYGSDTCAASGMCATVCPVGVDTGKVIKNWRIKHKSVFLSYIWNFLSQFHFMIHFFGKLYLKIKTSYHD
- the rpsU gene encoding 30S ribosomal protein S21 — encoded protein: MPVVKIKEGETFESAMRRFKKQCEKAGILSEIRKREHYEKPSVKIKRKRMAARKRALKKQKKLMA